From a single Campylobacter concisus genomic region:
- the moaC gene encoding cyclic pyranopterin monophosphate synthase MoaC has translation MMLTHLDEKDRPKMVDVSPKDPTKRVATASGIIKMSKEAFKAIKENTGKKGPVIQTAVVAAIMGAKKTSELIPMCHPLAILGVDCDIEELPEICAFKLYVSVKIEGKTGVEMEALTGVSVGLLTIYDMVKAIDKSMEISNIVLESKTGGKSGEYMRSK, from the coding sequence ATAATGCTAACGCATTTAGATGAAAAAGATCGTCCAAAAATGGTCGATGTGAGCCCAAAAGATCCTACAAAAAGAGTAGCAACTGCTAGCGGGATCATCAAAATGAGCAAAGAGGCCTTTAAAGCGATAAAAGAAAATACTGGTAAAAAAGGCCCAGTCATCCAAACGGCCGTCGTTGCTGCGATAATGGGAGCAAAAAAGACAAGTGAGCTAATCCCGATGTGCCATCCACTAGCTATTTTAGGTGTGGATTGTGATATCGAGGAGCTGCCTGAAATTTGCGCTTTTAAGCTTTATGTGAGTGTAAAAATAGAGGGCAAAACAGGCGTTGAGATGGAGGCATTAACTGGCGTTAGCGTGGGGCTTTTAACGATTTATGATATGGTAAAAGCTATAGATAAAAGCATGGAAATAAGCAATATTGTATTAGAGAGTAAAACAGGAGGAAAAAGTGGCGAGTATATGCGATCTAAATAA
- a CDS encoding DUF493 domain-containing protein, giving the protein MASICDLNNKKAKIDYPTHWEYKIIFDADVNVEEKVKEIVKDREFKLVFSKFSKDKKYASYDLAVLVLSEEERLEIFSALKHEAKYVL; this is encoded by the coding sequence GTGGCGAGTATATGCGATCTAAATAACAAAAAAGCAAAAATTGATTACCCAACGCATTGGGAATACAAAATAATATTTGATGCAGATGTCAATGTAGAAGAAAAGGTAAAAGAGATAGTAAAAGATAGAGAATTTAAGCTAGTTTTTTCAAAATTTAGCAAAGATAAAAAGTACGCAAGCTATGACTTAGCCGTACTAGTTTTGAGCGAAGAAGAGAGGCTAGAGATATTTTCAGCACTAAAACACGAAGCAAAATACGTTTTATAA